One Lates calcarifer isolate ASB-BC8 unplaced genomic scaffold, TLL_Latcal_v3 _unitig_2124_quiver_1591, whole genome shotgun sequence genomic window, GGTAGAGTGGGCAACAGTGCTCCTGTTTCGAAACAATAAGGTCAGGCGTTTGCGATATGAGTTTCGAATTGCTTTCACATATGTCccaatttctgtgttttcctgagtAGGACTTGGCCAGAGTAAGAGCAGAGCCAGGTAATATGGGTCTGGGAAGGGATACCCAAGTCCGACATCTTGTAGAGTTTTCAAAAgtagagcagagagggagctgTAACTCTTCATGTTTAGATTTTGGTTTCAAAACATAAAGAACTATGTTTGACAAAATGTAATTGAttgtttcctttgtcttttgttttttgttgataaattgttgttgttgttgcaagAATGCATAGCATTCTGTGATTTTCTCAATTTCTTCAGCAGGTTTGTCCAAATGCTGAAGAATTCCAGCAAATGTGTCTGCTTGTCTTTCTTCAAGAAACAGTCGTCGTTCTTCAATGTCTATTTTCCAGTTGAGATTAGGATTGTTTTGtcgttctttttttatttcctctcgTGCTGTGCAAAAAAGAGttacatactttttaaaatgactacAGACGTTCCAACGATTCTTTGAATCAAATTCTGAATTGTTCCCTTTTATGTACATGAAGTAACAGTCAAGAAGTTCAAAAGTTTCTTTTACTTCAGCTTTCAAACTTTGGAGGAACTGCTCATGTTCTTTGATGATCTCCATGTATCTGTTGTTGTCTCATTGTCCTTTTTATACACGTTGGTGATGGGAATTACTTTTTGCAGAAAACTCTGCAAGTACTTCTTCTTCATTGGATCACTTTCCTCAAAGAAAGGAAGTCTGCTCAATATCTCAAAGACCAAGAAAGCAATTTCCAGCACACCTACATAGCCATAAACATTATATGACTTTCTGGGGTAGTCCTCAGACTCATCATCTGCTGCTTTCTCCTCAGGTTCATCCTCTGTATTTGCCAGGTCTTGAGCCCTTTTAAATGCTCTGATAGCATTACCTgctattttaatgtttgtgtttaagtCTTCTGGATTGAGTGAtgtctcctgtttttctctgtggatGTTAGATTTTAAATTGCTTTTGTGGAGTTGCCCAATTGTGTCAAATGTGTATGGGTTTTCTTTAATGTTCTTGGCCTTTTCAGCCCATATTAGAGCCTCTGGGAAGTCACGCTCATTGATGTACAAGTATCTTGCCAGTGCCTGAGGAATAGATGCACTTGACACAAATCTGGACGATGCTTTCACAAAGATTTCTTGGACAGCTTGTCTCCCTTCTTGGCTGTGGATTTTGTCTATAAGAGGAGAAAATGgttctctttcatctccatcttttTTGCGCTGCCTTTCAATCAACCATTCGTTGAATTGAGAGCATGAATCTGTGTTTGACGACTCCAACACTGAAGAACAGATCGCAGTGAAGAATTGCCATAGCAATATCACTTACTTTCAAATTGCAGCTCCTCTCCAACTCTTCCAGACAGGCAGATGCTATGGAGCAATGAAGGATTCTGATTCCTTTGTATCCTCCCCATTCCTCAACTGTATCTATGATGAGAAGGTTTGAATATGGCCTCATTCTTTCCAATACACTGTCTTCTTGCCAGCGAATCATTTTCATCCCAAAGAAAtcctcacagagagagagagagatttcagACTCTGCCACATATGTATTAAGTAAGGCCAGAAAAGCAAACAGTTGGGCCTCCTTTGTGCTGAAATCAAAGTTCTCCAGTGTGTTACGAGCAAGATCAtcaatgtattttttgtcaaaatTGCTCTTCATGATCATGAAACTATAAAAGTTCTCAGGTTTGTCATGAGTTTCTTTGAGCTCTTTAAGTTTCTTTTCAAACTCCTTCTGTTCGTCTTGAGTCAGTGAAGCAGTGATGTATTGACACAGTCCTGGATTGTGCTGTCTGTACTGTTCTTTTGGGCTGTGAGAACGAACACAGTTAAGGATGATGACTTTGCAATTTGGTGCATCATCCACATTTACGTTCAAGCTATCCTCTACAGCAGCTTTACGTATGCAGTTAACAAGATCATGAGGATTCTCAGTTTCTTTTGAATCATCAACTAACAGCAAAACTGGACATGGTTTCTCACTTTCAAGTTTCGTGAGCCTTCTGACTTGAATGGCAACTTCTGCTTTTGGCAGTGCATTGTCTTTCAGCACAGCACATCTGAACTCCTGACGGAGATCCCACATCACATGCATTGCTAAGGTGGTTCCACCGCATCCTGGATGGTGGAAGAGATTTAGCAGAACACACATGTTTTTTGAATCTCTCAACTGAGATCTGATCATCTTCTTAACATTTTCATACTTGTCTCTTTTGATAAATGGCTTCTCTTTGTCCTTGTCACAGAAGTAGAAGTTCCACCATTTGACTTTGCCTCCTCTGTAGAATTCCTCTTCAACTCTGATTCGGTAGTCTTGAAACTCCGGACTATTTTCATCATAGGTGTTTTCACATTGATTCAGACACAAAATGTCAAGAGCTGTCATAAAATCTTCATCCTTCTGTTTCAGGACAACAACACTGGAACCAGAGGAGGGAAGCAGTCTTCCAGACGACTGATTTAATGGCCCCAGTGCCATAATAGTTCCATTGACCTCGCTGAGGGTCAGCTCATTAATGGATAGATGGTCGATGTCAAAGTCACACTTTTCTTGTATCAGCTCCCTCCACTTCTCATATGTGCTCTGAGATTCACATATGTTGATAATGCTTTcctcttctgtgtgtttcaaGAAAGACTTGTAGATGTCAAACATTGGATCTTTCTCAGTGTCCACAGGTGAGAGTAGAAGGAATACAATGAGACTCTTGCCATGGAGAAGAACTTCAGGGTTGCAAGTGAATGAAACCAACTGCTCTACATCTCTGCAAGATTTCCTCAGCCAGTTCTGGTAATCTAACTCCTTGTTTGAGTCATTGTCAAGGTCATGTCTGCCATTACAGAAAACCCAGCTGGTCTGTTTATAAAGGTTAAGGTTCTTTATCACTGAGTCAATCTGTCCTTGATACTGAGATGGAGTATGGAGATTGGCAACCCTTGACTCTCTGTAGGAATGACACAGTCCACCTGGAGCAGCAGAGTTTGGGTCAAAGTCTAACACACAGAACAGTTTCATCTTACTCAAAAACTGGAGATACTGCACTTGTTCTGGACTACTCTTgtttataacaacaacaaatctgtcATAGCTGTCAAGTGAGTTTCCACCACAAGTTAACAAATTCTTTAGTTTGTCACCCCTGGTTTGCTTCTTTCTTCAAAACTGCTTTTGGACGACACCGCTGCTGCAGTTGACCTGTAAGAGcaataaaatatgtacattattagggaaacaaacacacacatcttacaatttctcattgaaaaaaaagctaaataaaattaacaatgTGTCCATCCATCAATACTGTCAACACTGAATTCCCTGCCTGGTTCTCAGCTTCAAGGCCATTGGGTGCTAGAGACCCTAACCTTCAACCCTAACCCAACTATTTGGAAGCATGTTTATACTGGTTTTCTTACCCATGTTCTTTTCCAGCTGACAGGCAAGTTCACACTGGTTGATTTCCTTTAGAATGTCTATTGTTACCCATAAAGCCCCCTCATTTCCATAGTGACTAGTCATTACTTTTGCTGTATCCATGGTGTCCTTGCCCTCCAGCCTACCCCGAGGAATAGGTTTATGCCCAGATTTTGTGTGCTCATGTAAgtagaaatgaaacattttcaggtcTCCTTTTATAAGGTTGTCCAGAGTTTTCTGGATCTCCACACTGATCTTGGATGTGTTCAGTAGGGCTGTGGTCtgcaggaagaaagagaagtaATTATTTATAGTAAACTTTACAGTTCACTCATTGATGTTTGGAAAAATTCTGATCTTGCATTTATAATTTTTCTACATCAGAAGGTTTGGTTAACAGGCTGGAACATAGTAATGCATGGTCCAtaatgaacaaaacaacataGACATTTTACCACAacagtttcttttctcttgaTTTCCTTGATTGGCTGCTGAATGATCTTCCTCTCTGAAGCTTTCTCAAATGGCTGCGTTTCcatttcatctgtttgtgaGTCAGTTTTATCATTAGATTCTTGTTGTTTGGTTTCTTTGGCTTGATTCAGACTCAGTTCAGGTTGAATGGGTTTTGGTTCTTTTTGGTCTGTGGTGGTGTGAAGGGTGGGATGCAGCGTTGGCTCTGGCTTCTTGTTCAGCTGATGAAGCTCTGCCAGAATCTTTACAGCAGGACCGCTTTTTATATCCAGATCCAGAAAATCCTGTTTGCTGAAGTAAACAAGACAGTCTCCAGACACATCTTCATCATGGAGTTGTTCTGCATATTTGCCACGTATTTTGACATGCTGTAGTAACCACTGGTTGACCTGCTCCTTTGTCCAGTTTTCCACGTATGCTGGGAACTGTGACTCGTATTGTGATCCATCTTTAAGCCTCTCTAGGTAAGATGTGATTTTGACAGCAGGACCACATTTTATTCCCAAGTCTAGTATATCTTTCTTTTTGAAGAGGACTAAATATTCCCCAACACTTCCTCTTCAATGAATCTGTCGGCACAACTCTGATGAACTTTGACCTCTGTCATCAGCCACTGGTGGACGTCTTCTGTGGTCCATTTTTCAATTGAAAGTTGAGGCTCAGGTGTTGGCTGGCTCATTTTTATTCACTAAGattgaaacacatttaaaagaatgacaaaaaactaagaaaatatGACCTTAAGAATGCATGTCTCACTGTAGAAAGTGTTACAGTAATCGAGTAGACTTTCCAGTCTAAAGTTAATTGTATGCCTTTACGTTACATTACAGCCACATGATTGTGTTATGATTCCTCCAGGCAAGGATATTTTACCTATAGGTTGCTGACTGATTCCTAATGACCTAGATATCAGATGGGTTTCTTTATTCTACAAACGCAGTTAAAAGATAAAATTAGAGCTTGCTTAAGAAACCTAAGTTTGACTGGTGATACCCAGCCTGGTTGTATCACTTCTTTCAGGCCACAAGTGTTCTGTGAATGAGCAGAGACAGGCGAGATAAACAAGCAAGAGTTTGTTCTGCAGTTTGTAGGGGAATCGCAAATAGCCTGATGGagacttgtgtatgtgtgcaagaGCCTTACCTGGTTTAACAAGGCAGCATCAACTTTTGATAAGGTTAGAATACGGCTTCTGATAACTCCCCTCTGGGCCTCCATTTTATACAGCCGGAGCACAGGAAAAACTCAGTATCTTTTATAAACATAAGACATCAGTTAAGACTATATATAGCACATAAAATTGCTTAACAAGCCATTATTGACCAAGACATAATGTTTTTACAAAACTGCACATTGGTCAAAAGGCATTGATGTTGCAGCCTGGTTGTTCTACTGAGTGAAGGTTAGTACAGGATGTTTTCAAAACCAAGTCATGCATAGTGCAACCATTAAAAAAGTCACACAGGATGTGGTGCACATCAAGAGACATAACCATTAGAAAAAGGGTGCTGAACTAGGTGGAACAGGATACTGTGGTAAAGTGTGGGCTGCAGCTACTGACTGATTTAGAAATAGAAGTAGTCCattgaaacacaaaaacttcaatttctgtttgaagtgaaagaATTAGCTCTCTTTTCTTATCTGTTTACCAAGGATCTGTGTAGTTAAATGATTCATCTACTTCCTGATATAAACCCTTTATCAGAATAATGACCCAACCAGTAAGGTTTCCACTACAGGTGATGAATATATTTAGCGTTGTATTTGGTGTAGATcttaaaatattcagtaaaaaaaagCCAGTACCTTTGAAATGTAGCTAGATTCAGTACAACGAACCACAGAATTTCCCACCTACTGAACTCATCAGACATCTTCCTCATCAGGCCAGGTTTCAGATCCTGACGGTCTCCTCTGGAGCATGAGATGTCCAGTGTAGCTCTTAATGGAAACAAAGCTGGACAAGCATCATTTTAGTGGAGATAATGCAGAGACCAGGACAGTCTAACAGTGAAAA contains:
- the LOC108892217 gene encoding LOW QUALITY PROTEIN: uncharacterized protein LOC108892217 (The sequence of the model RefSeq protein was modified relative to this genomic sequence to represent the inferred CDS: inserted 1 base in 1 codon), with amino-acid sequence MSQPTPEPQLSIEKWTTEDVHQWLMTEVKVHQSCADRFIEEEVXGEYLVLFKKKDILDLGIKCGPAVKITSYLERLKDGSQYESQFPAYVENWTKEQVNQWLLQHVKIRGKYAEQLHDEDVSGDCLVYFSKQDFLDLDIKSGPAVKILAELHQLNKKPEPTLHPTLHTTTDQKEPKPIQPELSLNQAKETKQQESNDKTDSQTDEMETQPFEKASERKIIQQPIKEIKRKETVVTTALLNTSKISVEIQKTLDNLIKGDLKMFHFYLHEHTKSGHKPIPRGRLEGKDTMDTAKVMTSHYGNEGALWVTIDILKEINQCELACQLEKNMGQLQQRCRPKAVLKKEANQG